In Nonomuraea sp. NBC_00507, the following are encoded in one genomic region:
- a CDS encoding RibD family protein has product MSVDGYIDDTTPERLLLSNAADFDRVDQVRAESDAILIGATTMRKDNPRLLVNSEERRTQRVARGLPAYPLKVTVTNSGDLDPDLRFWHHGGDKVVYCPDSTVSKVRKSLNDLADVVGTGPNLDLPTMLDDLGSRDVHRLMVEGGSTIHTQFLTQGLADEIHLAIAPIFVGDSKAPRFVSNGMFPGGTAHRMKIADVQTVGDVVLIRYLPKQSSGDSTS; this is encoded by the coding sequence ATGTCAGTCGATGGCTACATCGACGACACGACACCCGAGCGGCTCTTGTTGTCCAACGCGGCGGACTTCGACCGAGTCGATCAGGTTCGCGCCGAGAGCGACGCGATTCTCATCGGCGCGACCACCATGCGGAAAGACAACCCACGTCTGCTGGTCAACTCCGAAGAACGGCGTACTCAGCGAGTAGCGCGGGGACTTCCGGCCTACCCTCTCAAGGTCACCGTTACCAACAGCGGGGATCTGGATCCCGACCTCCGGTTCTGGCACCACGGCGGCGACAAAGTTGTCTACTGTCCCGATTCGACCGTGTCGAAGGTCCGGAAGAGCTTGAACGATCTCGCCGATGTAGTGGGAACCGGGCCTAATCTGGACCTGCCAACGATGCTTGACGATCTGGGATCGCGTGATGTGCACCGCCTCATGGTCGAGGGCGGCAGCACCATCCATACGCAGTTCCTCACCCAGGGCCTGGCTGATGAGATTCACCTCGCAATCGCGCCCATCTTCGTTGGCGACTCGAAGGCTCCCCGATTCGTCAGTAATGGCATGTTCCCAGGCGGGACTGCCCATCGGATGAAAATCGCTGACGTCCAGACTGTCGGCGATGTTGTCTTGATCCGCTATCTGCCCAAACAGTCCTCCGGAGACAGCACTTCATGA
- a CDS encoding helix-turn-helix domain-containing protein, with protein MGQPRRELTPDRSPLHLWGSELRAWRDRRELSLAKMGELIRYNPSYLARIERGERKPPRELAEAADRELNTSGALLRLWELIDSNPNGIRHSNHVANHPDHVANMRQIVAPTSELPAESDEAGVTIPCRTQDGGIIFVTLPRRTFLSGLGLGTMAAVSASPSASAQSRALGSPQAISAPDLKPAEHFRQLRRVLIDNDNLLGPLRAIPTVESQIDAIRQLRLSYRGSDASELLYIQTQYAELCGWLYQDTGDFRSAQFWTDRALEWSYAAGVPDLTTFILARKSQLAGDMRDGVTAIDLATAAARQARPDTRLGAIAATNGAYGYALIGDNRNAHQMLDLAHDLISNQDMDPAFSWGSWMDDAYIEIHRARSLYTVGQYTEAAEGFRTAIENLPAMYHRDRGVYLARESLAYVGAHEPEQAASTGLQALGIGQATGSARIITELTKLDGQLERWHSVPAIAEFREAFDGLIAHQT; from the coding sequence ATGGGGCAGCCGAGAAGAGAACTGACACCTGATCGTTCTCCCTTGCACCTGTGGGGCTCTGAGCTGCGAGCATGGCGTGATCGTCGAGAACTCTCTCTCGCCAAGATGGGTGAATTGATCCGCTATAACCCCAGCTACTTGGCTCGAATTGAACGTGGAGAACGAAAACCACCACGCGAACTCGCTGAGGCAGCGGACCGAGAACTCAACACCAGCGGAGCTCTTCTCCGATTGTGGGAACTCATCGACTCCAACCCGAATGGCATTCGTCACTCCAACCATGTGGCCAATCACCCTGACCATGTGGCCAACATGCGCCAGATTGTGGCCCCAACGTCCGAGCTCCCCGCAGAGTCAGATGAGGCGGGGGTCACCATCCCCTGCCGTACACAAGACGGAGGGATCATCTTCGTGACTCTGCCTCGCCGTACGTTCCTCAGCGGCCTGGGCTTGGGCACTATGGCGGCAGTATCCGCCAGCCCATCGGCTTCCGCTCAATCAAGAGCTCTCGGCTCACCTCAGGCCATCTCGGCTCCCGATCTCAAACCTGCCGAGCATTTCCGCCAGCTGCGCCGCGTCCTCATCGACAACGACAACCTCTTGGGGCCGCTCCGGGCCATCCCCACCGTCGAAAGTCAGATCGACGCCATCCGCCAACTGAGACTCAGCTACAGGGGTTCCGACGCCAGCGAACTGCTGTACATCCAGACGCAGTACGCCGAGCTATGCGGATGGCTCTATCAGGACACCGGGGACTTCCGCTCTGCACAGTTCTGGACCGACAGAGCCTTGGAATGGTCGTACGCCGCAGGGGTACCTGACCTCACGACGTTCATCCTCGCTCGTAAGAGCCAGCTCGCCGGCGACATGCGCGACGGGGTCACTGCGATCGACCTTGCAACCGCAGCTGCCCGACAAGCTCGTCCTGACACTCGGCTCGGTGCCATCGCCGCCACTAACGGTGCTTACGGCTACGCGCTGATAGGCGACAATCGGAACGCCCACCAGATGCTTGATCTCGCACACGATCTCATCAGCAACCAGGACATGGATCCAGCGTTCTCCTGGGGCTCATGGATGGATGACGCCTACATCGAGATCCACCGCGCGCGAAGCCTCTACACGGTCGGCCAGTACACCGAGGCGGCAGAGGGGTTCCGCACAGCGATCGAGAACCTTCCGGCCATGTACCACCGTGATCGGGGTGTCTACCTCGCCCGCGAATCACTCGCGTACGTCGGTGCCCACGAGCCTGAACAAGCGGCTTCCACCGGCCTACAGGCGCTCGGCATCGGTCAGGCGACCGGGTCAGCGCGGATCATCACGGAGCTAACCAAACTCGATGGACAATTGGAGCGATGGCACTCAGTACCCGCCATCGCTGAGTTCCGGGAAGCCTTCGACGGACTCATTGCCCACCAAACATGA
- a CDS encoding FtsK/SpoIIIE domain-containing protein — protein sequence MHAALPELPDTIPVAPSMSMFDPVFIGIDEFGNPVYLDLVYHNLLDAGEPGGGKSVLIQNLVGHAFLCHDFTPVLLDPKWVELGMWMEAAEATGGVFVGPDIDKGLRVLRRLQKVMDRRYSWLLANGRRKFLPSDLIKVIGIFIDELAYYTATTGTPEQQKEFIALVRDLVARGRACAMPVIAATQRPSVDIIPTSLRDLFGYRAAFRCTTPNSSDIILGHGWALAGFNAQAISPETPGCLLPHR from the coding sequence ATGCACGCGGCTCTTCCCGAACTCCCGGACACGATCCCGGTAGCGCCGTCCATGTCCATGTTCGACCCGGTGTTCATCGGGATCGACGAATTCGGCAACCCGGTCTACCTCGACCTGGTCTACCACAACCTGCTGGACGCCGGAGAACCCGGCGGCGGCAAATCCGTACTGATCCAAAACCTCGTCGGGCACGCCTTCCTGTGCCACGACTTCACCCCGGTCCTGCTCGACCCCAAATGGGTCGAACTGGGGATGTGGATGGAAGCCGCCGAAGCAACCGGCGGCGTCTTCGTCGGCCCCGACATCGACAAGGGCCTTCGCGTCCTTAGGCGCCTGCAAAAGGTGATGGACCGACGCTACTCCTGGCTGCTGGCGAACGGCCGCCGCAAGTTCCTGCCGAGCGACCTCATCAAAGTCATCGGCATCTTCATCGACGAACTCGCCTACTACACCGCCACCACCGGCACACCCGAGCAGCAGAAAGAGTTCATCGCCCTCGTCCGCGACCTGGTCGCCCGAGGCCGAGCCTGCGCCATGCCGGTCATCGCCGCCACCCAGCGCCCCAGCGTGGACATCATCCCCACCTCGCTACGCGATCTGTTCGGTTACCGGGCAGCCTTCCGCTGCACCACCCCCAACAGCTCCGACATCATCCTCGGCCACGGCTGGGCCTTGGCCGGATTCAACGCCCAAGCCATCAGCCCGGAAACCCCCGGGTGTCTTCTACCTCATCGCTGA